From bacterium, a single genomic window includes:
- a CDS encoding PIN domain-containing protein, with translation MIGQTLFVDASAWVAAIDASDGLHAPAQRFWAESRDSRRRFLTSYYVLDETCTLLRRRRNGLRMAIAMHELVQSSRIIEVASITEELCDQAWELFVGYHDKVLSFTDCTSFALMRERQLLEAFTFDDDFRRAGFIVRPGT, from the coding sequence GTGATCGGGCAGACTCTCTTTGTCGATGCTTCGGCCTGGGTCGCGGCCATCGACGCCAGTGACGGTCTGCATGCGCCGGCGCAGCGCTTCTGGGCCGAGTCGCGAGACAGCCGCCGGCGATTCCTCACCAGCTACTACGTGCTCGACGAGACCTGTACCCTCCTGCGCCGTCGGCGCAACGGCCTGAGGATGGCGATCGCCATGCATGAGCTGGTGCAGTCCAGCCGGATCATCGAGGTCGCGAGCATCACCGAAGAGCTGTGCGATCAGGCCTGGGAGCTCTTTGTCGGCTACCACGACAAGGTGCTGTCGTTCACCGATTGCACCTCATTCGCGCTGATGAGGGAGCGCCAGCTGCTCGAAGCCTTCACCTTCGACGACGATTTCCGCCGCGCCGGCTTCATCGTACGGCCGGGAACGTAG